The sequence CTTCAAGATCTTactggatgatgcagtaaatgctaataatcAGGTCTGGTCTTTCTACATATTACTGTATAACCCTGTATAATCACTAAGAATATCCCTGAACTGATGCAGTGCTTCacagtgcccacaaaaagggcaatTATTCCAGACATCCGTCTGTCCCTAATAATAGGAGCCTCTTTTATACACATCAGTGTTCTTACAATTGTGACTGGTTAACAAGTCCCTGCCAAGCTGACTCTGGCTATCTCCTGTGTGTAATGGGTTCTGGATGGTatgaccctgctcttatactgcagcccagccaatcacaggcatgcctacGAAGGATCTGGGGTCTGGAAGATATTTGATTGGCTGCTTCTGCAGTCAATTAAGCAGAGTCACAGTTTTTTCCTGAACACAGAGCCAGACCCCAAATAAGGTAGTGTGTTCGGGCTCTGTGTCCATGGGTGCTTAACTAGTAAAATTCAGTAAAGTTTGGGTCCACTatatatgagtttcactttttgaagtgaattagtgggaaaaaaaacctatatttttctaatttattgagaagcacttgtataTCAGGCTGGATCTCAGGCTGGGCGGTGCATTGTATTGTTGTTAAAGGTCTGCTAAAGGAGTGTtctaattaaagaggacctgtcacctaaattttcggcactaggagctgcttactaaagtaagcagctcctagtgcttgatcaaacgccgcagtgttagagtgatagcgttaccggaaacctccagtaacgctatcaaacactgcggcggggtacagtgttaTCGGTgcagtgccgataaattgggtgacagctcctctttaagcCAATTAAGTTTGGAGtaacactatatactgtgtaaagcAGTGGgggagtgagccctctccatatgccaagggtgtcagctgtattacacagctgacacctgacAGTAACTACTGCAGTCTGTGATGGCACCAATTgcggcagttaaaggggttgtccactttcagcaaataatagatatgttttgtgtaaggaaaggttacataattttccaatatactttctgtatcaattcttcatggtttgctagatctctgcttgctgtgattctatggaaagcttttatgtttacttccagtggatagaaatctgtccatggtcatgtgacagacacacaggtgcacaaacccctggtatcacagagagtaatcaaagttgtgtgataataactgcatgtgcacctgcctgtccagcACACCACCACACTACCAGTGCTTTCGATGGCTGTCACCATCTTGGATTGCTGATCAGCTTCCTCTGAGTCATTACAGGAGGGCTCTGATTGGGAGCCTGCTGAATGTAAATTaggtgtataaagtcagggaggcggagagttaacattgaagtcatgctctccctgcctctgaacacatgCTCCCAtctgattgacatcatgcgccaGACTTTAGgacatctgatcaatgatgtccctaaacgcaggaccatcaattacagtgaatggggcATTTAGGGCAGGAAAGGtttgacttcagtgataaactctccgccttcttgacttcataaaaccaatttgcatctcacttcaaagtttattttctggatgataccaccacaccagACCATGAAAGACGCTGCCCAGCTGCTTGACAACCTAGTGctcgtggtttattaggccaatttctgatgacagtcaCATACAAACTACCACGCAAGACGCACCACTAGGTTTTACCTTCCTCAAAAAATAAGTACTCATTAATTTTTCTAAATTGAAATGAATTCCTTTATTGATATTGTTATTGATGATTTAATTATCTAATCAAGTAATTTTATGGCTGAATTATTGAGATATCAGGTGTCACCACGTTCCGTTTATCATGTGCTCATATGTAAATTTAGTGAAAGAAATATaagataagattttttttttgttatcatgGGATTGATGACTGCAGGGAGTCAGGTTGTGATTCAGCATTGTTCGGGGAGCACACAGTAATTATCTTTTAGAAGATATCCCTCATTACAGGCACATTGGGGAAGTGGTAGGGGCCGACAGCGTTGAGGAAGGTCTGGGTCCTCACACGTTGCTGGGCAGCTTTGTGCGACAGACTGATAGGTCTTATTAGGGCCACACGTTGCATTGCAGCATTTAGGATCAACACATTCCACAGTGAAGCCGCATGTTCCGGTCTGTGCGTATAATCCATCATCACATACACACCCCGGCACGGGCTTCTCGGGGCACTCTCCTGCCGGTCGATTGTCCACATTGCCGCAGGTTAAGGCACAAGGTGAAACCTCTCCAGATGTGCTTCCCGGAGGACATTCCATAACTAGTCAAAGAGAAGGAAATGTACAATTTTATACGTGGTCATAAAAACCATAATGTacatataattgaaaaaaaaatcttctttcactaacaataatgataataatgatgattATTGATGTATAATAAGGGAGAGGTCATTTTAAAGTTGCTAGAAAGTGACATCTACAACACAGTGTTTtatttcttgtacattgggggtcatttactaagggcccgattcgcgttttcccgacgtgttacccgaatatttctgatttgtgccgatttttcctgaattgccccgggattttggcacacgcgatcggattgtggcgcatcggagccggcattcacgcaacggaaatggggggggggggcgtggccgaacgaaaacccggcggattcggaaaaaccgacgcatttaaaaacaaaaaaagtgtcgctggacacgcgcttacctgcacccagcaatggatcgtgaactccggcggacctcagcggacttcagcgcagcagcgacacctggtggacgtcggaggaactgccttagtgaaccgccggaagacctgaatccagcgcagagaatgcaccgctggatcgcgaatggaccgggtaagtaaatctgccacattgtgTCTTGTACCTAGATTGTGCCTTTTACTCTAACCTTAATCTATCGctagaattatgttttttttttaaatgtatttacattttattgGCTTCACTCCATGTGCTGCACATTCCCTACTGATGTGATATAACATAGTATTAGGAAGATGTAAAGATCTTATCGTAGCACCATTTCATTCTTACTTCTATCATCCGGGTTATACACCCCTTCACCCATTTTTGTCAATCAATGTCAAATGGGTGGAGCTAAGCCACCCAACTGACAGTTGAGAGTCTAATTATCATATCGATTAGTAAAACTatgcttaaagggtttggccactccaGTACATACATTTCTCATGTGCCTCTATTGCCTTGTACATAATCCGTGACTTTGTAcccccacgaagacaagtttcttctaattcactgttattaacaaaaatgcagcatttcacagatataagtccaacctgtctctatcagtcctggtgtatacaatttcagttgcccctagacacgaccctgtaacttctgatttagggtcggGGAAGTCATCTTGAACTTCTGTGTGACGGCTATGGAAccaagatttctgtctctctctctgccccTGGCACTCTAGCCACGCCCCTTCACTTTTATCCACATTTTAGACCCGCCCCATGCACTCTAGGCCCACCCCATGCAGTCCGGGGTGGATCTCACTCACTGATGCAGAATCTGAGTTTCTGCCAGAAGCAGCGTAAGGAGAACTACAATCTACTGACAAATAAGTTATTTATCGGAGGAGGAAGGCACAGGATCATCTCCTCTCTTTttcaatgtgtcagatactaaaaatgttcagaaggtaaataaaagtgtatataaaccttgtaccctgataatctaaccacattttcagcacacagaactagagagatcatgaagtgtctgcataggagagtccccgcccacacactgGAATTTTGCACTTATCGTCACTTAGTGATAGGAgtaaaaactgcaataaaactttgtaacattgtaaagtaaagggttaaaaatgatttattgtgtaaacatcactaggggattgacatttgagaatttttttcttgggaaaacccctttaagtgattcaGAAGTCCTGCCACTTACTACTGTACTGTGTGCAAACTCTCCATCCTTTACACCACTGAGCTCTgatgaacaggaggagctgcagcagcaaaATTATAACTTGTCCTGCTCTCACCCTCCCTTTCCTTGTCTCTATCACTGTAGATGAATGTGAAGAGAGGGAGAGAtaaagtccccaggttacatacaagaaaggttccttgggtttgtacttaagttgaatttgtatgtaagtcagaactgtatattttataattgttgctccagacagaattttttttttgtcccagtaatgggaccaaggattatcaataaaatgtatggccgtatgtaagtcaggtgtccttaagtaggagaccgtctGTATTCTGCTTTCTATTTTATATGTACTTGGCCATAAGTCAGTATTAGCAAAactgctatctatctatatatttatctatctcatatctatctatctatctatctatctatctatctatctcatatctatctatctatctatctatctatctatctatctatctaacaatcCCGCTTTCCTATCTATCCAAAATATCATAACATTATGTAGcacaaatgtttttattgtattgttgatgtcgtacattacatacatacatactacttaCTTTCTGATGTATCACATTCCCCCTGCAAGACTAAAAGAGAATAATACAGATTAATGACAATGAACTGCATTTCATTACAAGTTTTTCTTAACTTAACAATTTTCATATACAGATTCTTCTGGCTTTATGCATGAGTAGGGATCATATAGAACCCAACTACCACCCATTTAAGGAGAGACTTGCCAGGTTTGGTTGTTACCTGTCAACACCTAAATTTGTGTCTTCTTCAGAGTATAGGTTACAAAACTCTTACACTGTAAAGTATTTTAAAAATAgcttaatttttaaaaaagatttATCTAATTTCAtacacatgtgtgtgtatgtatgtatgtatgtatgtatgtccgctaaaggattttgcacagccactctctaGGCGTAGACTAGGTTTCAAGTCAAATTTTTACCCTGCACTTCCCAAAATACACCTAATAATGACCATACAtaagagccattgtctgctgctgctgtggcagttggaaactGAGCTGTGTTTGGTttctgttttgccacaggtcattattaTGAGCTCTTAGCATTGATTGGTTACTAAAGGAAATGAGTAAAGGACAGATTATCTGTGAGGTAATATAGATACATTCAAAGTCAAATAGAGAGACAGTCAAATACAGAAAGACAGAGACAGACTGGGACAGTCAAATagtgactgaaagagacagtTAAAGGCAGACAGTAAAAGACAGATGGAGAGAGAGACAGTTAAATACAGATGGAAACAGAAATTCAATAAAAGACAGACAGAGGGAAACAGTcatagacagagagagacagtaaAGGACAGACATAGAAAGGCAGAGGCTTTCAAAGCAGAGAGAGAAAATGTCAAAGGCTAACAAGAACAGTCAAAGACAGGCAGAGAAATACAGTAAAGTACAGACAGACAGATCGAGACAGAGTGATATAGTCTGAGACagatagagagacagagaaagggaCACAGAGAAGTAGGGAGAAACATTCAGAAAGAGAC comes from Engystomops pustulosus chromosome 6, aEngPut4.maternal, whole genome shotgun sequence and encodes:
- the LOC140065540 gene encoding SCO-spondin-like → MGILTLSIVFLVAFLQGECDTSEIMECPPGSTSGEVSPCALTCGNVDNRPAGECPEKPVPGCVCDDGLYAQTGTCGFTVECVDPKCCNATCGPNKTYQSVAQSCPATCEDPDLPQRCRPLPLPQCACNEGYLLKDNYCVLPEQC